One genomic region from Streptomyces sp. NBC_00582 encodes:
- a CDS encoding nitrilase-related carbon-nitrogen hydrolase yields the protein MSRVIRAAVFQTAWTGDKESMIQVHEQAVRDAAAQGAQVLCFQELFYGPYFCQVQDPQFYEYAEQIPDGPIVQRFQALAREHGIVLVLPMYEEEQPGVLYNTAAVIDADGSYLGKYRKHHIPQVKGFWEKFYFRPGNAGWPIFDTAVGKIGVYICYDRHFPEGWRALGLAGAEIVFNPSATSRGLSAYLWQLEQPAAAVANEYFVGAINRVGTEELGDNDFYGTSYFVDPEAQFVGEVASDKETELVVRDLDLAKLREVRDRWQFYRDRRPEAYGPLTAP from the coding sequence ATGAGCAGAGTGATCCGCGCCGCCGTCTTCCAGACGGCCTGGACCGGCGACAAGGAATCGATGATCCAGGTGCACGAGCAGGCGGTCCGCGACGCGGCCGCGCAGGGCGCCCAGGTCCTGTGCTTCCAGGAGCTGTTCTACGGGCCGTACTTCTGCCAGGTGCAGGACCCGCAGTTCTACGAGTACGCCGAGCAGATCCCCGACGGCCCGATCGTCCAGCGCTTCCAGGCCCTCGCCCGGGAGCACGGCATCGTCCTGGTGCTCCCGATGTACGAGGAGGAGCAGCCGGGCGTCCTCTACAACACGGCCGCCGTGATCGACGCCGACGGCTCCTACCTCGGCAAGTACCGCAAGCACCACATCCCGCAGGTCAAGGGCTTCTGGGAGAAGTTCTACTTCCGCCCCGGGAACGCGGGCTGGCCGATCTTCGACACGGCCGTCGGCAAGATCGGCGTGTACATCTGCTACGACCGCCACTTCCCCGAGGGCTGGCGGGCGCTCGGCCTCGCGGGCGCCGAGATCGTCTTCAACCCCTCGGCCACCTCGCGCGGTCTGTCCGCCTACCTCTGGCAGCTGGAGCAGCCGGCGGCGGCCGTCGCCAACGAGTACTTCGTCGGCGCGATCAACCGGGTCGGCACCGAGGAACTCGGCGACAACGACTTCTACGGGACCTCCTACTTCGTGGACCCGGAGGCCCAGTTCGTCGGCGAGGTGGCGAGCGACAAGGAGACCGAACTCGTCGTCCGGGACCTGGACCTGGCCAAGCTCCGCGAGGTCCGCGACCGCTGGCAGTTCTACCGCGACCGCCGCC